From the Silurus meridionalis isolate SWU-2019-XX chromosome 5, ASM1480568v1, whole genome shotgun sequence genome, one window contains:
- the stard14 gene encoding START domain containing 14 → MSRGSEIIPGEALFTDFRRQCLATENWVNKYSKNEMEVWVEMPTLNSSPQINKNNYSKVHKVKCKIAINDVSAATMYDVLHDNVYRKTWDPAMLESFEIARLAPNADVGYYSWLCPKPLKNRDVITIRSWHSSEDEYIIVNYSVKHPKYPPRKDLVRAVSILTGYLVIPTGANSCTFIYLSQADPKGSLPKWAVNKATQVLAPRIMKSVYKAGQNYPAWKAQNSPEYKPWLYPIQSELPMMDPSELRIQRADSLENVDETLTCDAVDSEDSS, encoded by the exons ATGTCTCGAGGATCAGAAATTATCCCCGGTGAGGCTCTTTTCACTGACTTCAGGAGACAGTGTTTGGCGACGGAGAACTGGGTGAACAAGTACAGTAAGAACGAGATGGAGGTGTGGGTCGAGATGCCCACTTTAAACAGCTCGccccaaataaacaaaaacaactactCCAAAGTGCACAAGGTCAAG TGTAAAATTGCCATAAATGATGTGTCTGCGGCTACAATGTATGATGTGCTTCATGACAACGTCTATCGAAAAACATGGGATCCTGCAATGCTTGAGAGCTTTGAAATAGCCCGCCTCGCTCCCAATGCTGATGTGGGCTACTATTCAT GGCTCTGTCCTAAACCACTGAAAAACCGTGATGTCATCACCATTCGCTCTTGGCACAGTTCTGAAGATGAATACATAATTGTCAACTACTCAGTCAAGCATCCG AAATACCCTCCACGTAAAGACTTAGTGAGAGCCGTCTCCATTCTGACTGGTTACCTGGTGATACCAACAGGAGCTAACAGCTGCACCTTCATTTACCTCTCACAAGCAGATCCTAAAG GTTCTCTTCCTAAATGGGCAGTAAACAAGGCAACTCAGGTCCTAGCACCCAGA ATTATGAAAAGTGTGTATAAGGCGGGACAAAACTACCCTGCCTGGAAGGCCCAGAACTCTCCAGAATATAAGCCATGGCTCTACCCTATTCAGAGTGAACTTCCAATGATGGACCCAAGTGAGCTGAGGATCCAGCGTGCAGACTCTCTGGAGAATGTGGACGAGACCTTGACGTGTGATGCGGTGGACAGCGAGGATAGCAGTTGA
- the pdzd11 gene encoding PDZ domain-containing protein 11 — translation MDQKIPYDDYQLPVVFLPSYENPPAWIPAQDRVNHPDYNNELTQFLPRNIILKKPPGAQLGFNIRGGKASQLGIFISKVVPDSDAHRAGLQEGDQVLSVNEVDFQDIEHSKAVEILKTAREIVMRVRYFPYNYQRQKERTVH, via the exons ATGGATCAGAAAATCCCTTACGATGACTATCAACTCCCAGTTGTGTTTCTGCCTTCCTATGAAAATCCTCCTGCATGGATTCCGGCTCAAGAT CGGGTAAATCATCCTGATTATAACAACGAGCTTACCCAGTTCCTGCCACGCAACATCATTTTAAAGAAACCTCCTGGAGCACAATTGGGTTTCAATATCCGAGGTGGAAAAGCTTCGCAGCTTGGTATCTTTATATCGAAG gTGGTGCCGGACTCTGATGCACACAGAGCAGGACTCCAGGAAGGAGATCAGGTGTTATCAGTTAATGAAGTGGACTTTCAGGATATAGAACACTCAAAG gCTGTGGAGATTTTGAAGACAGCCAGGGAGATAGTGATGAGAGTGCGCTATTTCCCTTATA ATTACCAGAGGCAGAAGGAGAGGACTGTACACTAG